A genomic stretch from Methylorubrum extorquens includes:
- a CDS encoding ABC transporter related has translation MSAAPAIHLDGVSLALGGRVILDRLDLDVAAHGITALIGPNGAGKSVTLRVIDGLLRPDSGTVRLTPGRRAFVFQRPALVRASASANVALGLVSLKLSRRERAERIAAALARVGLSERANDAATRFSGGEQQRLALARAWAMQPDLLLLDEPTASLDPAATETVESLITEMAQTGTTVLLVSHNLGQVARLADETVVLAAGRAVERGPTRSVLFSPRTPEARAYLTGELPWTAFAAAS, from the coding sequence ATGAGCGCTGCGCCCGCCATCCATCTCGACGGCGTCAGCCTGGCGCTCGGCGGACGGGTGATCCTCGACCGTCTCGACCTCGACGTCGCCGCGCACGGCATCACCGCCCTGATCGGCCCCAACGGGGCTGGCAAGAGCGTGACCCTGCGTGTGATCGACGGCCTGTTGCGGCCGGATAGCGGCACGGTGCGCCTCACGCCCGGCCGCCGCGCCTTCGTGTTCCAGCGCCCCGCCCTGGTGCGGGCGAGTGCTTCCGCCAACGTCGCCCTCGGACTGGTCTCGCTGAAGCTGTCCCGCCGGGAGCGCGCCGAGCGGATCGCGGCGGCGCTCGCCCGCGTCGGCCTGTCGGAGCGGGCCAACGACGCGGCGACGCGCTTCTCGGGCGGCGAGCAGCAGCGCCTCGCGCTCGCCCGCGCCTGGGCGATGCAGCCCGACCTCCTGCTCCTCGATGAGCCGACCGCGAGCCTCGATCCAGCCGCGACCGAGACCGTCGAGAGCCTGATCACCGAGATGGCGCAGACCGGCACCACCGTGCTCCTCGTCTCGCACAATCTCGGGCAGGTCGCCCGGCTCGCCGACGAGACCGTGGTGCTCGCCGCCGGCCGCGCCGTGGAGCGGGGCCCGACCCGATCCGTCCTCTTCTCACCCCGCACACCCGAAGCGCGGGCCTACCTCACCGGAGAACTGCCTTGGACCGCCTTCGCCGCAGCTTCCTGA
- a CDS encoding Putative molybdopterin biosynthesis-related protein (Evidence 3 : Putative function from multiple computational evidences; Product type e : enzyme) — MAQLTDDCFAFGGKPMRIENAVAMIAERFPVVAGTETIPLGLADGRIAAEDVFARHDLPPFANAAVDGYAVRFADLEAGTETVLPVSGRLAAGAAAAELPLGTAIRIFTGAPMPPGADTVFMQEDVRREGDRVVLPSGLKPGANARPAGEDLAAGGLAIPAGRRLRPQDLALAAATGHAQIAVRRRLRVAVFSTGDELTEPGAPLRPGAIHDSNRVLLVTLLTRLGVAVDDLGILRDDPVTLPARLAEAARDHDLILTSGGVSTGEEDHVKTAVDAQGRLMLWRLAIKPGRPVAVGLVAGTPFVGLPGNPVAVYITLLFVVRPLLARLGGARYEPPLSWPVRAGFSYRKKAGRREFVRVSLVRSGEGALEAQKFPRDGAGVLTSLTESDGLVELPDDATGVSPGDSLAYYPHVLLW, encoded by the coding sequence ATGGCACAGCTCACCGACGATTGCTTCGCCTTCGGGGGCAAGCCGATGCGGATCGAGAACGCGGTGGCGATGATCGCCGAGCGCTTCCCCGTGGTCGCTGGCACGGAGACCATACCGCTCGGCCTCGCCGACGGGCGGATCGCCGCCGAGGACGTCTTCGCGCGTCACGACCTGCCGCCCTTCGCCAATGCCGCGGTCGATGGCTACGCCGTGCGCTTCGCCGACCTCGAGGCAGGGACCGAGACCGTCCTGCCGGTCAGCGGTCGTCTCGCGGCCGGCGCGGCAGCCGCAGAGCTGCCCTTGGGCACCGCGATCCGCATCTTCACCGGCGCGCCGATGCCGCCCGGCGCTGACACCGTGTTCATGCAGGAGGATGTGCGCCGCGAGGGCGACCGGGTCGTCCTGCCGTCGGGGCTGAAGCCCGGCGCCAACGCTCGCCCCGCCGGCGAGGATCTGGCGGCGGGCGGGCTCGCGATCCCCGCGGGGCGGCGCCTGCGCCCGCAGGATCTGGCGCTGGCCGCCGCGACCGGCCATGCGCAGATTGCCGTGCGCCGCCGGTTGCGGGTCGCCGTGTTCTCGACCGGCGACGAGCTGACCGAGCCCGGCGCGCCCCTTCGCCCCGGCGCGATCCACGATTCCAACCGCGTGCTGCTCGTGACCCTGCTGACCCGGCTCGGCGTCGCGGTGGACGACCTCGGAATCCTGCGCGACGATCCCGTCACCCTGCCGGCCCGCCTCGCCGAGGCGGCGCGGGACCACGACCTGATCCTCACCTCCGGCGGCGTCTCGACCGGCGAGGAGGACCATGTGAAGACTGCCGTCGATGCCCAGGGCCGGCTGATGCTCTGGCGGTTGGCGATCAAGCCCGGCCGTCCGGTTGCGGTGGGACTGGTCGCCGGGACGCCCTTCGTCGGGCTGCCGGGCAATCCGGTGGCAGTCTACATCACGCTGCTCTTCGTGGTGCGGCCGCTGCTCGCCCGGCTCGGCGGCGCACGCTACGAGCCGCCGCTGTCCTGGCCGGTGCGGGCGGGCTTCAGCTACCGTAAGAAGGCGGGCCGCCGCGAATTCGTCCGCGTCAGTCTCGTCCGCAGTGGCGAGGGCGCTCTGGAAGCACAAAAATTCCCGCGCGACGGAGCGGGCGTGCTGACCTCGCTTACCGAGAGCGACGGCCTCGTGGAGTTGCCCGACGACGCGACCGGCGTGAGTCCCGGCGATTCGCTGGCGTATTATCCGCACGTCTTGCTGTGGTGA
- a CDS encoding putative periplasmic glucan biosynthesis protein (Evidence 3 : Putative function from multiple computational evidences; Product type e : enzyme) has product MAGPSDADNEAPEEIDISRRAIVRGAFRGALAGTAGLSIPGLFDLNAARTMAQTVPNASPPAPFDARPVTFEAVAARAERLAAQVYAPPNNPLPPELAELDYDAFQAICFRSEATVPLGPRFSMQPFHRGNLHAKRVEIFLQSPEGVRPFGYDPDLFDLGPALQGRRYPASLGYAGFRIAHGFDASRPQAHEEFLVFLGASYFRIRGRGQIYGLSARGIAVNTGLPQGEEFPDFTSFWIEAPQGDAASITIFALLDGPSLTGAYRFAVTPGDPSHVAVEAALFPRRPIAALGLAPLTSMFLFGENGPGVRRAEPFDDFRPQVHDSDGLVVQTPSDRLWRPLVNGRPAPQISSFRADPLEGFGLLQRERHFAAYLDVQAQHEDRPGLWVTPQDGFGAGAVRLFEIPSRTEATDNIVAAFVREAPVAAGKTLRLAYSLVTVGAEPAPALAPPLARVVSTRIGSAERLRPTDPPSPQRRLYAIDFEGPGLPDDPKAAIDVALLASAGALVEPYAERVPQTGGWRLYAEFRPPDPWPAGDVVLRARLSHAGRVITETWDAVA; this is encoded by the coding sequence ATGGCAGGACCGTCGGACGCGGACAACGAGGCGCCCGAAGAAATCGACATTTCGCGGCGCGCCATCGTCCGTGGCGCTTTTCGAGGTGCTCTTGCCGGTACGGCCGGCTTGAGCATTCCTGGCCTCTTCGACCTGAATGCCGCCAGAACGATGGCTCAAACGGTGCCAAACGCCTCACCCCCAGCGCCCTTTGATGCGCGTCCGGTCACCTTCGAGGCGGTGGCCGCACGGGCCGAGCGGCTGGCGGCGCAGGTTTACGCGCCGCCGAACAACCCCCTGCCGCCGGAGCTGGCCGAGCTCGACTACGACGCGTTCCAAGCGATCTGCTTCCGATCCGAGGCGACGGTCCCACTCGGGCCCCGCTTCTCGATGCAGCCGTTCCACCGCGGCAACCTGCACGCCAAGCGGGTGGAGATCTTTCTGCAATCGCCCGAGGGCGTGCGCCCCTTCGGCTACGATCCGGACCTGTTCGATCTCGGACCGGCCTTGCAGGGCCGCCGCTATCCCGCCTCGCTCGGCTATGCCGGCTTTCGCATCGCCCATGGGTTCGATGCGAGCCGGCCGCAGGCCCACGAGGAATTCCTGGTCTTCCTCGGTGCCTCCTATTTCCGCATCCGCGGCCGGGGGCAGATCTACGGCCTCTCGGCCCGCGGCATCGCCGTGAATACGGGATTGCCGCAGGGCGAGGAGTTTCCCGATTTCACCAGCTTCTGGATCGAGGCGCCGCAGGGCGACGCGGCGTCGATCACGATTTTCGCGCTGCTCGACGGTCCGAGCCTGACGGGCGCCTACCGCTTTGCCGTCACGCCGGGCGATCCGTCCCATGTCGCAGTCGAAGCCGCCCTGTTTCCGCGCCGTCCGATCGCGGCGCTCGGCCTCGCGCCGCTCACCAGCATGTTCCTGTTCGGCGAGAACGGGCCGGGCGTACGCCGCGCCGAGCCGTTCGACGATTTTCGCCCGCAGGTGCACGATTCGGACGGGCTGGTGGTGCAGACACCCAGTGACCGGTTGTGGCGGCCCCTCGTCAACGGCCGGCCCGCGCCGCAGATCTCGTCGTTCCGCGCGGATCCACTCGAAGGCTTCGGGCTGCTGCAGCGGGAACGGCACTTTGCCGCCTATCTCGACGTGCAGGCGCAGCACGAGGACCGGCCGGGCCTGTGGGTGACGCCGCAGGACGGCTTCGGCGCGGGCGCGGTGCGGCTGTTCGAGATTCCCTCGCGCACGGAGGCGACCGACAACATCGTCGCCGCCTTCGTGCGCGAGGCGCCCGTCGCGGCGGGCAAGACGCTGCGGCTCGCCTATTCCCTCGTCACGGTCGGTGCCGAGCCGGCGCCGGCCCTTGCGCCGCCGCTCGCCCGTGTGGTTTCGACACGCATCGGTTCGGCCGAGCGTCTGCGCCCGACCGATCCACCGTCGCCGCAGCGCCGCCTCTACGCCATCGACTTCGAGGGGCCGGGCCTGCCCGACGACCCGAAGGCGGCCATCGACGTGGCGCTCTTGGCGAGTGCGGGCGCGCTGGTCGAGCCCTATGCCGAGCGGGTGCCGCAGACCGGCGGCTGGCGCCTCTATGCCGAGTTCCGGCCGCCCGATCCGTGGCCCGCGGGGGACGTGGTGCTGCGTGCCCGCCTCTCGCATGCGGGTCGCGTCATCACCGAGACGTGGGACGCCGTCGCCTGA
- the mobB gene encoding molybdopterin-guanine dinucleotide biosynthesis protein B, GTP-binding (Evidence 2b : Function from indirect experimental evidences (e.g. phenotypes); Product type e : enzyme) — protein sequence MNDLRVIGLAGWSGAGKTTLLARLIPVLVARGMRVATLKHAHHAFDIDQPGKDSFVHRQAGASEVIVSSARRWAQIREVGEGAEATLPELLRRLTPTGLALVEGFKREAHPKLEVFRAANGRPPLHGDDPRIVGIASDVPFPQAAVPVVGLDDIEAIADLVTERAEALETVLARLERP from the coding sequence GTGAACGACCTGCGCGTCATCGGCCTCGCCGGTTGGAGCGGAGCGGGCAAGACCACGCTGCTCGCCCGCCTCATCCCCGTGCTCGTCGCCCGCGGAATGCGGGTCGCGACCCTCAAGCACGCCCACCACGCTTTCGACATCGATCAGCCGGGCAAGGATTCGTTCGTCCACCGGCAGGCCGGGGCGAGCGAAGTAATCGTATCCTCCGCCCGGCGATGGGCGCAGATCCGCGAGGTCGGAGAGGGCGCGGAGGCGACCCTGCCCGAATTGCTGCGCCGGCTGACGCCGACCGGTCTCGCCTTGGTCGAGGGCTTCAAGCGCGAGGCGCATCCCAAGCTCGAAGTGTTCCGCGCGGCCAACGGCCGTCCGCCCCTGCACGGAGACGACCCGCGCATCGTCGGCATCGCCAGCGACGTGCCCTTCCCGCAGGCGGCGGTGCCGGTGGTCGGGCTCGACGACATCGAGGCCATCGCCGATCTCGTGACCGAGCGCGCCGAGGCTCTTGAAACCGTACTCGCCCGGCTGGAAAGACCCTGA
- the modB gene encoding Molybdate or tungstate transport precursor (Evidence 2b : Function from indirect experimental evidences (e.g. phenotypes); Product type t : transporter), which translates to MDRLRRSFLTLSLLAALGTASPLRAEPASIVVASTTSTEQSGLFKHILPLFKQKSGIEVKVVALGTGQALDAARRGDADVVLVHDRPAEDKFVAEGFAKGRQDVMYNDFVLIGPKADPAGIRGKGVDDAFKAIAAGQAPFVSRGDRSGTHSAELRSWKEAGVDLPAVRGDWYRDVGQGMGPALNTASSLGAYILADRGTWLSFKNRGDLTILVEGDKRLFNPYGVMLVNPEKHPTVKVKEGQAFIDWLVSPEGQRAIADYKINGEPLFFPSAKKG; encoded by the coding sequence TTGGACCGCCTTCGCCGCAGCTTCCTGACCCTCTCGCTCCTGGCTGCTCTCGGCACGGCCTCGCCGCTGCGGGCCGAGCCCGCCTCGATCGTCGTCGCCTCCACGACCTCGACCGAGCAATCGGGCCTGTTCAAGCACATCCTGCCGCTGTTCAAGCAGAAGAGCGGGATCGAGGTGAAGGTGGTGGCGCTCGGCACCGGCCAGGCCCTCGACGCGGCGCGCCGGGGCGACGCCGACGTCGTGCTCGTCCACGACCGCCCGGCCGAGGACAAGTTCGTCGCCGAGGGGTTCGCCAAGGGGCGGCAGGACGTGATGTACAACGACTTCGTGCTGATCGGCCCGAAGGCCGACCCGGCCGGCATACGCGGCAAGGGGGTGGACGACGCCTTCAAGGCCATCGCGGCGGGACAAGCGCCCTTCGTCTCGCGTGGCGATCGCTCCGGCACCCACAGCGCCGAGCTGCGGAGCTGGAAGGAGGCCGGCGTCGATCTCCCGGCGGTCCGCGGCGACTGGTATCGCGACGTCGGACAGGGGATGGGTCCGGCGCTCAACACCGCCTCGTCGCTCGGCGCCTACATCCTCGCCGATCGCGGCACGTGGCTCTCATTCAAGAACCGGGGCGACCTGACCATCCTCGTCGAGGGCGACAAGCGCCTGTTCAACCCCTACGGCGTGATGCTGGTGAACCCGGAGAAGCACCCGACCGTGAAGGTGAAGGAGGGCCAAGCCTTCATTGATTGGCTGGTCTCGCCCGAGGGACAGCGGGCAATCGCCGATTACAAGATCAACGGCGAGCCGCTGTTCTTCCCGAGCGCGAAGAAGGGCTGA
- a CDS encoding conserved protein of unknown function; putative exported protein (Evidence 4 : Unknown function but conserved in other organisms) produces MRPNLSSVPRSALAALALALAVAPLPALAETAPAGPAAARFVERPEVGTMRASKVIGVAVVGADHVQVGKIEDVLVDGTGRIQAVVIGVGGFLGVGEKYVAVPFDQLAWNFEDVSLTGGTSSVVTPDNAPSEKAADKASAETMPGSNVSPEVLGAVQNQHSGRVTESTGSVEPKRPSSTPATVLVGHDLIHAEVRLTKAQLNDAPAFQFEKAKQ; encoded by the coding sequence ATGCGTCCCAACTTGTCCAGCGTCCCGCGATCCGCGCTCGCCGCCCTTGCCCTCGCACTCGCGGTTGCCCCGCTCCCTGCCCTCGCCGAGACGGCGCCGGCCGGGCCGGCGGCCGCCCGCTTCGTCGAACGGCCCGAGGTGGGCACGATGCGCGCCTCGAAGGTGATCGGCGTCGCTGTGGTCGGCGCGGACCATGTCCAGGTCGGCAAGATCGAGGACGTGCTCGTGGACGGCACCGGCCGCATCCAGGCGGTGGTGATCGGCGTCGGCGGTTTCCTCGGCGTCGGCGAAAAATACGTTGCGGTGCCCTTCGACCAGCTCGCCTGGAATTTCGAGGACGTGTCGCTCACCGGCGGGACGTCCTCGGTGGTGACGCCGGACAACGCACCGAGCGAGAAGGCCGCCGACAAGGCCAGCGCGGAGACGATGCCGGGCTCGAACGTGTCCCCCGAGGTGCTGGGCGCGGTGCAGAACCAGCATAGCGGTCGCGTCACCGAGTCGACCGGTTCGGTCGAGCCGAAGCGGCCGAGTTCCACGCCCGCGACGGTGCTCGTGGGTCACGACCTGATTCACGCCGAAGTGCGCCTGACCAAGGCACAGCTCAACGACGCGCCGGCCTTCCAGTTCGAGAAGGCGAAGCAGTAA
- a CDS encoding protein of unknown function; putative exported protein (Evidence 5 : Unknown function), with protein sequence MRHAALALTVWFAGLHAALAQATNPAPPIPESGPSGSSSGAATSAATDFNWVWVSVLIALAVLALWMFARKRQSGPPR encoded by the coding sequence ATGAGACACGCCGCCCTCGCCCTGACGGTCTGGTTCGCCGGACTTCATGCGGCCCTCGCCCAGGCGACCAACCCTGCCCCGCCGATTCCGGAATCGGGGCCGTCCGGCTCCAGTTCGGGCGCGGCGACGTCCGCGGCCACCGATTTCAACTGGGTCTGGGTGAGCGTGCTGATCGCGCTCGCGGTGCTTGCCCTGTGGATGTTCGCCCGCAAGCGTCAGTCCGGCCCGCCGCGGTAG
- a CDS encoding conserved exported protein of unknown function (Evidence 4 : Unknown function but conserved in other organisms) — protein sequence MAVAGLRALSGLRAPNGTKTAMMNRTPLLLAALSLGLVCGAARAEDGPPKLDVAATCQSAQRVQKTLSDNVSADACLNSERGAERDLKKRWSEFPAAARTQCTQQFQAGGFPSYVELLTCLELASGAVPTQPALSTLRGSPMAAVQPAAATGRVGAPSPASRRPPSAPTRSRCSRASSPAAYPRRPMSV from the coding sequence GTGGCTGTTGCGGGGCTCCGTGCGTTGTCGGGTCTACGAGCCCCCAACGGGACGAAAACCGCCATGATGAACCGTACGCCCCTCCTCCTTGCCGCGCTGTCCCTTGGCCTTGTCTGCGGCGCAGCGCGGGCTGAGGATGGACCGCCGAAGCTCGACGTCGCGGCGACCTGCCAATCGGCCCAGCGGGTGCAGAAGACGCTCAGCGACAATGTCAGCGCGGATGCCTGCCTCAATTCCGAGCGCGGCGCCGAGCGGGATCTGAAGAAGCGCTGGAGCGAGTTTCCGGCCGCGGCCAGGACGCAATGCACGCAGCAATTCCAGGCCGGTGGCTTCCCGTCCTATGTCGAACTGCTGACTTGCCTCGAACTGGCAAGCGGCGCGGTCCCGACACAGCCCGCTCTCTCGACTCTGCGGGGAAGTCCGATGGCGGCGGTGCAGCCAGCCGCGGCGACAGGAAGGGTGGGAGCACCCTCACCCGCGAGCCGGCGCCCACCCAGCGCACCAACCCGATCGAGGTGCTCCAGGGCAAGTAGCCCAGCGGCTTATCCGCGCCGACCTATGAGCGTATGA
- a CDS encoding putative Sulfate/tungstate uptake transporter, membrane component of ABC transporter (Evidence 3 : Putative function from multiple computational evidences; Product type t : transporter): MSQTLQETFSRLWTLDRDVLAIARLSLRVSVTAVGIGLVLGIPLGALIAVARFPGRGAVVGLLNTFMGLPPVIVGLILYLALSRSGPFGAFGLLFTPAAMVAAQAVLATPLVAALTRQVIADAEAHLGEQLRSLHLSAPQRAGVLIYDARFSLVTAALAAFGRAISEIGAVLVVGGNIDGHTRTMTTAISLETQKGDLSLALALGLVLMSLVLAVNAAAALLRSHVARAYG, translated from the coding sequence TTGAGCCAAACCCTTCAGGAGACGTTCTCGCGCCTGTGGACGCTCGACCGGGATGTCCTGGCGATCGCGCGGCTGTCCCTGCGCGTCAGCGTCACCGCGGTGGGAATCGGGCTTGTGCTCGGCATTCCGCTCGGAGCGCTGATTGCGGTGGCGCGATTTCCGGGGCGCGGCGCCGTGGTCGGGCTTCTCAACACGTTCATGGGCCTGCCGCCGGTGATCGTCGGGCTGATCCTCTATCTCGCCCTGTCCCGCTCGGGTCCCTTCGGAGCGTTCGGCCTGCTCTTCACCCCAGCTGCGATGGTGGCAGCGCAGGCGGTGCTGGCGACGCCGCTCGTCGCGGCGCTGACGCGACAAGTCATCGCCGACGCTGAGGCCCACCTGGGAGAACAACTCCGCTCCCTTCACCTCTCCGCACCGCAGCGAGCGGGGGTGCTGATCTACGATGCGCGCTTCTCGCTGGTCACGGCAGCACTGGCCGCTTTCGGCCGGGCGATCTCGGAAATCGGCGCCGTGCTCGTCGTCGGCGGCAATATCGACGGGCATACCCGCACCATGACGACGGCGATCTCGCTGGAGACGCAGAAGGGCGACCTCAGCCTCGCCTTGGCGCTCGGCCTCGTGCTGATGAGCCTCGTCCTGGCGGTGAATGCCGCCGCCGCGCTCCTGCGCAGCCATGTCGCGAGGGCCTACGGATGA
- a CDS encoding putative Regulatory protein, LysR (Evidence 3 : Putative function from multiple computational evidences; Product type r : regulator), which produces MAVEDGRAVASVASGWDGLRVRLHVEGRCEGASDFPLRGAHQLLEALGRTGSLQGAAEVLSISYRSAWGQLDALEQALGQPVVVKTKGHGSSLTPLGVALLTLLQASQTRLAPALAAEEMALTDGLQRLLEPSDARIRLAASHDPLLLEAIEAQREIDLMVAGSLDALARLHDESVDAAGFHYGSDGPPPAPFGAVFDRRDLVVIPLFRREQGLMRAAGNPLDLGSVADIAARRARFVNRQRGAGTRIWFERLCAEAGIDLARIVGHQTEEFTHQAVAALIATGAADVGMGTRVVAERFALDFQPVGWETYFLAIRARIDTERLGPLREDLCSRAGRTPGYAPPL; this is translated from the coding sequence ATGGCTGTCGAGGACGGGCGGGCCGTGGCTTCGGTCGCTTCCGGGTGGGACGGGCTCCGCGTACGCCTGCATGTCGAGGGCCGCTGCGAGGGTGCATCCGACTTCCCGCTGCGCGGTGCGCACCAGCTTCTCGAAGCGCTCGGCCGGACCGGCTCGCTCCAGGGGGCGGCCGAGGTGCTCTCGATTTCCTACCGTTCGGCCTGGGGGCAGCTCGACGCGCTGGAACAGGCCCTCGGCCAGCCCGTCGTGGTGAAAACCAAGGGGCACGGCAGCAGCCTCACGCCTCTCGGGGTGGCGCTGCTGACCTTGCTTCAAGCGTCGCAGACGCGCCTCGCCCCGGCCCTCGCAGCGGAGGAGATGGCGCTGACGGACGGCTTGCAGCGACTTCTGGAGCCGTCCGATGCGCGTATCCGTCTCGCCGCGAGCCACGATCCTCTGCTGCTGGAGGCGATCGAGGCGCAGCGCGAGATCGACCTGATGGTCGCCGGCAGCCTCGACGCCCTGGCGCGGCTGCATGACGAGTCCGTCGATGCCGCGGGCTTCCATTACGGCTCGGACGGCCCGCCACCAGCACCCTTCGGCGCCGTGTTCGACCGTCGCGACCTCGTCGTCATCCCCCTGTTCCGCCGGGAACAGGGCCTGATGCGGGCGGCCGGCAACCCGCTCGATTTGGGAAGTGTCGCCGACATCGCCGCGCGGCGGGCGCGCTTCGTCAACCGGCAACGGGGTGCCGGCACCCGGATCTGGTTCGAACGGCTCTGCGCCGAGGCGGGCATCGACCTCGCGCGCATCGTCGGCCATCAGACCGAGGAATTCACGCATCAGGCGGTGGCGGCCCTAATCGCCACCGGCGCGGCCGATGTCGGCATGGGCACCCGCGTGGTCGCCGAGCGCTTCGCCCTGGATTTCCAGCCCGTGGGTTGGGAGACGTATTTCCTCGCGATCCGCGCGAGGATCGATACGGAACGGCTCGGGCCGCTCCGCGAGGATCTCTGCAGCCGAGCCGGACGGACACCCGGCTACGCGCCGCCCCTGTGA
- a CDS encoding putative cystathionine gamma-synthase, PLP-dependent (metB) (Evidence 3 : Putative function from multiple computational evidences; PubMedId : 15581575, 9843488; Product type e : enzyme) — translation MSRSNAPHGTSDAAPDAAPSEALSPAEWQPATLAAQALGRIDPVTRAVVPPLHLSTTYLRDADNAYRSGFVYARPDNATTREAEDVIAALERAEAGALLFGSGMAAAAAVFCALERGDHVIAPEVMYWGLRRWLRQEAPRLDLAVDFVPMDDPEAVRAAIRPGKTRLVWIETPGNPLCTVADIARIVEIAHAAGARVAVDSTAASPILTRPLTLGADIVMHSATKILNGHSDVVAGVLAGARKDAFWDRLVAIRGGWGAILGPFEAYLLMRGLRTLPLRAAAQSAGALHLAQRLSAHPLVSAVLYPGLPDHPGHAVAARQMTGGFGYMLSIRVAGGESAAIETAARVALWKRATSLGGVESLIEHRASVEGPGTPCPPDLLRLSTGIEDPDDLLRDLDAALTGAHRPTE, via the coding sequence ATGAGCCGGTCCAACGCGCCTCACGGCACTTCCGATGCAGCCCCCGATGCAGCCCCCTCGGAGGCGCTGTCGCCCGCGGAATGGCAGCCGGCGACGCTGGCCGCGCAGGCGCTCGGCCGGATCGATCCGGTGACGCGGGCGGTGGTGCCGCCGCTTCATCTCTCCACCACCTATCTGCGCGACGCCGACAACGCCTACCGCTCCGGCTTCGTCTACGCTCGGCCCGACAACGCCACGACGCGCGAGGCGGAGGACGTGATCGCCGCGCTCGAACGGGCGGAAGCGGGCGCCCTCCTGTTCGGCTCCGGCATGGCGGCGGCGGCGGCCGTGTTCTGCGCGCTGGAGCGCGGCGACCACGTGATCGCGCCTGAAGTCATGTATTGGGGGCTGCGTCGCTGGCTGCGGCAGGAGGCGCCGCGCCTCGACCTCGCGGTCGATTTCGTGCCGATGGACGACCCCGAGGCCGTGCGTGCCGCGATCCGGCCCGGCAAGACCCGGCTCGTCTGGATCGAGACGCCGGGCAACCCGCTCTGCACGGTCGCCGACATTGCCCGCATCGTCGAGATCGCCCATGCCGCCGGGGCGCGGGTCGCCGTGGACTCGACCGCCGCGAGCCCGATCCTGACCCGGCCGCTGACGCTCGGGGCCGACATCGTGATGCATTCGGCCACCAAGATTCTGAACGGCCATTCCGACGTGGTGGCTGGCGTCCTGGCCGGGGCGCGGAAGGATGCGTTCTGGGATCGCCTCGTGGCGATCCGCGGCGGCTGGGGCGCCATCCTCGGCCCCTTCGAAGCTTACCTGCTGATGCGAGGCTTGCGCACGCTGCCCTTGCGCGCCGCCGCCCAGAGCGCCGGGGCGCTCCACCTCGCGCAGCGTCTCTCCGCGCATCCGCTCGTGAGTGCTGTGCTCTATCCGGGGTTGCCCGACCATCCCGGCCATGCGGTGGCCGCGCGGCAGATGACGGGTGGGTTCGGCTACATGCTCTCGATCCGCGTGGCCGGCGGCGAGTCTGCGGCGATCGAGACCGCCGCGCGGGTGGCTCTGTGGAAGCGGGCAACCTCGCTCGGCGGCGTGGAAAGCCTCATCGAGCACCGCGCCTCCGTCGAGGGGCCGGGCACCCCCTGCCCGCCCGACCTGTTGCGCCTCTCCACCGGCATCGAAGATCCGGATGACCTGCTTCGCGATCTCGACGCCGCTCTGACGGGCGCGCATCGGCCGACCGAGTGA